The Rhipicephalus sanguineus isolate Rsan-2018 chromosome 4, BIME_Rsan_1.4, whole genome shotgun sequence DNA window cgcacgtcgtgtctgcagcactactgaaggtgcaagatgtcgttttgggatgcactttagtctacttcataataacatttccatcgaccttgagtgtgcagcgtgcttccacgcgtgggaacgtgaaaaaaaaaaaaagaaagcctgtgtacagaacgctcagacgcactatatgtaatggtttttgttggcttaaagacggtagttggaggtgcagatatagtacggtggcttccagaacatacgcggtagtcattcaagttggacacgcctcgccggtaaagtgaaaaagctctagactttcgacggcgcgcgttgttgcggccgccggcgtgcactcttttccctcgtttctgtttgctgttttcgtggtttgcatacactgcgatgacgttgggcgctataacagaatcgagtgagtgtacgtgattgggggagttatgtgcgctaattctagcatatgacatgtctgatctcgacgtagacgacgtatacgcacgcgctgggtgtcgtttgggccctagtactcgcatctgtttatctgagtatttaaggatgggttacgttagtaaaacatgcggtcaataaccgctcacggcatgcccctggctgccggaggatgtgctttgttgttttgttgttagcctttattatgtctatgtgaaccacttattgtgtaggttttgcaaacctttactgcaatttcattttctcatcataatatcacgttctgcttttcagataccgtttttcatggtgctcacgctggacaggagcgacaacctagcaagccacaagtctgatgcctcaagccgtcgccactttttgatttattcttaatcacaaggaataaatatggaaacatgatggcgatttctgctgttcatttagcaccatatgacactgtgcacatcacagtcacacattttagttggctatactcatagaagcatgtaaatgaggaatacccaaatttcttaattggaaatcacagaccatcttttcgcgctttctatataactttgctggaaaatatgtattgttttgacgagttttatttaaataatgctaaaactggactattctttttttacagtcgctgggcagtacggcaagtattattggacttgcttaaaatgaatactccacttttttcaacagtagtcgcgcaaaagtagagcaaggatcaaatgagtagcttaaaatacttgtggagtcgcttgatgcttcggtgtgggtcccttgacccccctaggagcgttaccggcaagagtcgtctgactccctataagtggtaacgtgatcctcgcgatgagtctttgcactcttcctagagggtcaggggactctcctagagcgagccgaccctgacccaccaagagagtcaccgtgactatttaaagagagtcctatacgtggcaagtcagaactctccgaaaagagtcacgcatactcttttttttcttagagtgtacctggTAAAACGAGTTGCACGTTGAGAAGCGacgctgccttcgcggctgccagtggcccatgtcgagccgcggcgcatgcgcgcggagtgcacgcatgcgcaataaaccgccgcgctcgaacacgaaccgttGTCGCGCttgctgtttgcagcatgtgttgtcagaTGTGTATAAgagttcatattcgccgcagtTAGAAAGATTCTGATTGAAAATGTTTCACggtgttttccacgttaccagTCCGTGATTATACACTCTGACCAGTTCGCTTTCCGTTTCGCTAAAGACAATAGGTACCctaaaattggttgtcagtccctttaatgaTGCCGTGGACATAAAAACTTTCATTGCACGCAGAGCTAGTTGTTTTTACCGCACGTCATCCATTTGTAAAACATGCTCCCTGTGTTAAAGCGGTAGCTAACCACCTATTATCACGGCGGGAAACCTCATTTGCTGGAGGGCATTTATAGCACCTAGTCGCAGTTTCAGATTCAGAGAGCGCGCGATCGAGAGACGGGCAGGCGCGTCGCAGCGgagttttcatgtaaacatagctggcaaCGCGGGCACACAAAACCGCATGTACGTGGGCACTGTGTTCACAACTCACTTCAACGAAGTCTCCCTGGTTGGCGTCGCAATCCCTTCTGGCATTTTGTAACTGTGTGtcccccccaagaatgcactgccgaggcgaggacgTCAGCCTTCGTACTCCCGTGCGAGTCCACCCCTCTAatcgttgaaaaggtctgctaggagagagcgctcgcaaggagcATGGCAGTTCAACACAAACTTGGGATGAAATTGGGCTGTTGGTTGTTTACATTAGAGACATGTTGGTGTCGATGTCGTGAGGTGGTGCATTTGGCGTGCAGTTGCGCAGCACGAACTTTAACATTCATTTGAAGTATGTTCTATGCTATATTGACCTCGGATATTTTGCATAGTCGGATTTAAGAAATACGGAGAGGTCCCAATCACACGGCCGAAGCGCAGCAGCCCATCggctccgcgactaaagaaatagtccccctCATGCACTAGCCCATGTTCTTCAAAGGCAAGGGTCACTTGctatccggctcatgacgtcagcctgTAGTGCGCCCGCATTAGTGCAGGATTCTGTGCATCAGCCTTTGAAGAGCGAAAACCGCGGACTTCTTCAGACATCGTAATAATTTTTCATCGGTAACACAACATAAAagaaatggcgctctttggccacccatggcccttgcgccacaaaaccccactaatcaatcaatcaagttgcatccgactatagatgatgcgtgtgtgccCACAGAAGTCTCCCTCAGGTTATCTCGCGTTCAAAATATGGTCGGTACTCCTTCAGAACTAATGACAAAGCAAGTTTCTAGAACTGAAATCACTACGCAAAAACTCCAGGAGTTCCGCCTATCACTAACCGTGGATTTGCTGCTGATTCCGCGAAATCTAAACATCCCAATATGCAGGCATGTGAATGTCAATATCACGCCAAACGGTGCATCACAGAAAGGAACTGAACGCGTTGCCCCTTGATATTCCTAAAGCCAATGTAAATGCGAAGTTTTGTGCAGCACCTGAAAATGTCCAACGCTGATGCTCATGCTTTCCCATTCCTTATGCAGGCCACTTAACTGAATAAGGAAACACTACCTCGTAGATACACCTCTTCCTGTGACATCAACTGGACTCCCAGATCATGGCCGACGCGCAGCCCGCGCCATGCACAGCATATGCCCGTAGTGACACCAGCGGCGCAGTAGATTTTCCTCCTCACCTACACATGCCGTGCACCAAAGAAGGAGACTCGGACTGCCAGCTGCTACTGCACCTACAAAGTACGAAGAAAATGCTGATTGGCGCTTCTTTGGAGCTGCTTGAAGACCAGCGACGACCCGGCGGCCTTCGTCTGGCAGTTGTTCAGGCCCCCGCGTCCCTATGCCCTTTGCCTCGTTCGTTGGACGAACGGCGCGAGGAGGCGGCGCTGCATTACGCCGAGCACCTTCTGTCCGAGCACAGGTGTATAACAGCAGTCGAGATAAACGGCAGCACGACGCAACCACAGTCTCTTCTTGTCGCTCTGGGACGCAATCTCGCCGTGAAGAGCGTGACGGTACGCTTAGCGTTGGACCATATAGACGAGGCGAATGTTCACGTTCTCGAGGTGGTGAACGAACTTTCGCATCTGGAAGAACTCCAGTTCGCGTCCGCCAACTGCAATACGCAATCGCGTTGCCAAGACGCCTCGTACATGAAGGGTCCACTGATGGAGTGTAGGATGGAGCACCTCCGCAGCCTCGACGTGTCCGTGCTCAGATTGAACTCGGTCAGTGCTGGTCGACTTGTCTGGGCGCTCATTTGGAACCGCACCATCACTGAACTTGCAGTGCCAGAGTGCGTATTTTGCGCCTACTTTCAATACATTGGTGAACTGTTTGGCACATATCTAAGAAAGAAGGACGCCACGCTAAGAAAATTGACGCTGAAGGCGCTGGGCGTCTTCAGACACCCGGAATATACTTTGGCGGCTCTTGCCGAAGCCTTTTGTGCTATGACCACTCTGGAGGAACTGAATATGGACATCTGTCTGGACAAAGACGACTAGTGAGTATTTGAAGTATGCTTAATATGTCTCCTGTGTAAGTGCGTTTGAGACTCAGGCatgtcgatatatatatatatatatatatatatatatatatatatatacatgtatagtATGATTGAAGAAAAGCATGCACGTACGAAATGTGGTTTTCTAAACGTTTCGGCCGATGGACCAACCGAAACGCCGTCTTCATcgccaaagtatatatatatatatatatatatatatatatatatatatatatatatatatatatatatatatatatatatatatatatatatatatatatatatatatatatatatcgacgaAGTAAGGCAAAATGTTCCGataagaaagttgtagatcggtctGCAAAATCTCTGAGCCGTCATCGTGATCTTCAGCCTAACTAGGCCCACTgcggggcaaaggcctctcccatgttctgccaatcaccccggttctgtgcttgctgctgctacGTAAttataccggcaaacttcttaaCCCCATCTTCCAACCTAACTTTCTGTATCTCCTTGCGCGTTTTCTTTCtctcggaatccagtcagttactcttaatgaccagcggttatcttgcctacgctcCACATGCCCTGCCCgtgtctatttcttcttcttgatttcgactaagatgtccgtAACACACgtctgttccctgacccgctgtgctcttttcttgtcccttaaggttacgcctatcatttttctttccattgctcgctgcatcgtcctcaatttaatttgagccctctttgtaagcctccggGTTTCTGCTgcgtaggtaagtactggtaagatgcagctattaGATACCTACCTCTtaagtgatagtggtaaactaacAATCATGATTTGAGAGTATTTGCCGAacgtgctccatcccatccttattatgctagttacttcagtctcatggttcgacaccgcggttactacctgtcctaactAGATGTATTCCTTTaaaacttccagtgcctcgctacctatcgcaaagcgctgctcTCTTCCCAGATCGTTTCGGAACAGTCTCGGAAGTCTCGGAATGTCCGAGTAGACAGTCTCTAAGTTTATATTAtttgtgtttttctgcttactacaggtgcccgcgaaataaaaaaacacacacacacacacaacgtggTATGCCAGCTTGCGCGCCGCAATTGCATGCAGTGCCCCCTAAGGTTCCTCTCCATATATCTCTCCACACTCTCCACATACTCATGAAAGCAAAATCTGAGCAGTAGCAGGAATGTATGTCCTTTGAGTGTATGTCACTTTGTGTAACTGTCTGTTGCAGTtctcatgccccgccacggtggtctagtggttatggcgctcgactgctgacccgaaggtcgcgggaccgaatcccggccgcggcggctgcattttcgatggaggcgaaaatgtctgaggcccgtgtacttagatttaagtgcacgttaaagaaccccaggtggtcaaaatttccggagccctccactacggcatctctcataatcatatggtggttttgggacgttaaaccccagatattattatattattgcaGTTCTCATGAACAGACAGAAGTGGGTGGCGTAGACTCCCAACGGCAGCGCCATGGCTGTCGTTTTTGAAGCAAATAGGAAGCTTTCATTAGGGACTTAAAGCGTTCTGCGGCATCAAATAAACGGTGTCGGACTTAATGCGCATGCGTGGGACCCGAACAGCGCGTTTGGGTTGGGCACCGGGCAGGCTATTTCTCGGAATTAGCGAGGAGCTCCAAGACTTGCCCCAAGTGCTTTGCGTCAAGAATATGGTGGCCCAACCGCAATGGTGGCTCTCGATCAAGGCCGACTTGACCCGCCTGATAAGTAAATGCTGTATAGGTTGCCGTTTTTTCTCATCTGATGCATAAAAGACTTGTTCGCAGAGAAATACTGTTTGTAGATAAGTTGATGCTCCGAGCGTTCCTATACGCTTAACGCAGCTGGTGACTCAAAGTTGTATAGCCTTGAGTGATGACAGGACGTTTGATTGCCAGCGCATCCATTAGCACTACATAAATAAGTAACAAGTTTAAAGGAATGCGTCTACCGAAGTCAAATTCATGTGTGAAGTTTGAATGATTATGCATCGTAGTTTGTCTATCTTGCCACCTTGACTTCGCAAGCGCAAGATGCAAACGTTGAGCGTAAGAAACCCTATTTGAAAACTCGTACTTACCTGCGTAAGCAAAGCCAGAACGCGCAAAGTGCTTTGGGGCCCTTATTCGAAAACTACCGACTGAGCATTTGTAGACAGCAACGAAGGACCTTTCTTATCACAGCTTACCAAATTGCGTAAGGGGGTTTAGTCACTGCCGGTACACTCTTCAAACTGATGTACCAGGAATCATGATATACGCGTCAAAATAAATTAAAACAACGTGAGCGTAATGCAAGCTAAGCTTCAGCGTTTTCAGCACTTTCCTCAGCTCACGCCGTGTTAAAATGAAACATCATTAAATTAAATTTATATGCATATTGCGATGAGAGTCCGATTTGTACTTGTTTTCTCCAGTGCAGGGAGGATCAAACCATTCGCCAGAGTGGTCGCAGAGAACACCACCTTACGCTCCCTCGGGCTACCCTCAGCCGTATGTGGGAGCTGCCCAATTTTGATGCCCGGTCCCGTCAATTTCTACCTTGAAGCGGGAGAAATCCGACCGTGGCTCACAGCTCTGCGGAAGACTTCATCGCTTCAAAAGCTAAAGATTGATTTCAGAACCTTTGGCCGAAGGGCGCTCGAAGCCTTCCTCAAAGAAGTCGCTAAGAATGATAACCTGCGGTCCGTAGTTATCACTCACCCACCCACAAGAACCGACCCCCTGGACATATGCAGGTTGATCAAACAGCACGGACTGTGCAATCGCGTCAGGATTGCTGACCACCATGTGGAATCGCTGAGCTTGCCCAGCATCAGGCAGTGCGTCGACATTACCAGAGTGACTGTTGAGGCAAGCCACTTCGCTTTTGACACGCTGCCCACGATGATCTCAAGCACTATGGAGTCAGTCTTCGGCCTTTTCGAACACGTGACGTTGCTCCGAGTAAACTGCGACCTTTTCAGAGAAGCGCATTTCGCTGCTTTGTGTGCGTACCTGTCAGCACCCTCAGCGCTCGTTGACGTCGAGCTCACGTTGTGTACACGCATGCTCGTTATGACAGCAGAGGAGTCACGCAGCGTTCCTAGCAGACTGTGGTCGGCCTTAGCATCCAACACCAACCTTTGCAGCGTGATTGTCAAAGGTCTGCAACTCGGCAACGACGACGTGGACGTGCTGGCAGACGCCGCTCGCAAGAGCAGGCGCCTCACCGAGTTTCGGTACATGCCGGATTATCGTTCTGCCTGGGAGCGCATCTTCGGACGAAGCCTCCACGCAGAGGAGTCCCCCTTTAGGCTGGACAGCCATGCTTACGCTGCACTGGTGGAAATACAGGTATTGTAAGGATGGCTTATCTTCGTGCGAAAAATGCTGTCTATTTCACCTCCTTGGACTCGGTACTCTAGGGGTCATTACATTAACTAGGCGTATATATATCCGAATTATCGTGATATCGCGTGAGTGCGTGTAATACATGACAAGTCAGGACTTGAATCCCGTGACATActtataatgaaaaaaaaaaaaacatcggcatATCTCACGCACTGCGAGAATCGATGAAATGCGACGCAAACAGCGAGGAAATGCCACACCGCAGTGTTTGGATTTGAGAGAAATCGAGGCATTCACATCATGAAATGTCATTGACTATGGAATATTTGTCAAGGTATCTACCATCTGGTATGTGGCATGCTACAGAAACGTTtaatctggtatatgcaatgcttgacttgttgtgtgtgttcttcatAGATTCATCTCGCGCCACACCAATGTTCTCACGCCACACCAAGTTAATCAAACGGCTGCCAGAGCGCCGAGACCAtacgttgcatgtaaatcatgaggtacatgacattcatgccatTATGTTCATCTCATGACCTGTTATATTTGTTAGGCATACACTCATGTCTTGCTATACCAAACATCCAGCTAACGAAATGGCATCGAGCGCAGCTGGACTGTGGCATATAGATCCCACCGCACATCACATCaatatcatgatttgcatgttacgacctgtcgtttatgtttctCATGAGCTGTCGTCATACcatgccggagcacttgcacgatcgcgttccgttggcattgaggaggagaggttgaggaaaggaaaaggcgcaacttctgcaaccctaattcgaagcacggctcagcgcctaggcgttctttgggcatgctaccgacctcgcgtcgtggaacgtgaagaggaacgctacgcgcgtcttgtcttctctctagcctgcccgttaattctcacagggcgagcggggaacgcagtcggcaggcctgcgagaggggggcagcgtaggagagggacgaacgtgtaacgcggtgcaggtactaatcgcgaaaGCCAGAGTAAAGACGAATTACTCTCCTTTGccgctctcagagggcaacaccaccccgccgaccgggagagtggtagatataaaaggcgcgtttgtaaagcctccagagtctgtgaccgtggcgcagtggatagcgcgcccggtatctgttattgcggaccgagcggtcgtgggttcgatgcccgttgacgaaactttttttgtttgccacctgatcgtgtgcactttttcgacgtcatttccgtgacggaaatacgtcactgaactcttggtggaccccggcataaaacactttcgtgttaaaaaaaacgcgcATGAATCACGAGATACCAACTGAGCGTTGACTTCGTTTTTACGGCGTGCGCGTGatttattttatatatattgtaacgaagagaAAGTATTCCGGCGCAGAGGCACCATCATCGAGCATGCAGCCTATAAAtcgtcgatatatatatatatatatacatatatatatatatatatatatatatatatatatatatatatatatatatatatatatatatatatatatatatatatatgaagcatGAGAAGCATGATCTACAACCGCAGGAGACGTTATGGCAAGCTTCCTGGGAGAAAAAAGCGGCACTCATGTGACTCCGTTTACTGACGTCTTGGGGATCTGAAGCCATACAAAAGCACGTGAAATAATAATTGTGCGCATATATCATGATAATGAAAGGAAATGTAATGAGTACTGGGTTAATGAGCGATAGTTATTTAGTGAGCGCTGGACGTTTATACTGGTGTGTCccacactcttagcaaacgaccgctcaaaacaacgcatataaggcggaaagtaggtcaaattttcgacgcttataaatggctctctaagcggcctacttatacggctctttcatgcggcccttctttatacggcctctgg harbors:
- the LOC125758256 gene encoding uncharacterized protein LOC125758256, with protein sequence MPGPVNFYLEAGEIRPWLTALRKTSSLQKLKIDFRTFGRRALEAFLKEVAKNDNLRSVVITHPPTRTDPLDICRLIKQHGLCNRVRIADHHVESLSLPSIRQCVDITRVTVEASHFAFDTLPTMISSTMESVFGLFEHVTLLRVNCDLFREAHFAALCAYLSAPSALVDVELTLCTRMLVMTAEESRSVPSRLWSALASNTNLCSVIVKGLQLGNDDVDVLADAARKSRRLTEFRYMPDYRSAWERIFGRSLHAEESPFRLDSHAYAALVEIQDSTRRNASRVSAAARFVLGERDTAEAALGIELFYEHPHLLELVRDGALVDIYEAKAMIGKARKKLRKYSLDKFMRTAGVVAQSVECHPQHDGSLQLPDIGEDCWSLICSYLSLADIAEAAGPPGALFSTLLWQCHDLRGGSGSPSTEEDWLRLLTSSAKEEQLRAVQRAREVAESLNLPAPSWVRPADVTP